The nucleotide sequence CTATCACTCTTAAAGAAAAGTTATTGTGCATTTTAGATAGGTTACTCTTAAAGAAAAATTATTCTGCATTTTAGATAGGTTACCCTACTACAAAAAATTGCGCTTGTAACATTTCCTGTGATGTGCAAAACTGCAAATCAGTTATTAGTACAGTTTATAGGCATGCTCGTTCTCATGTGATCTAATCCAAGTTATTCAGTAGGGTTCAGGATAACCTTATTTATTTGTGGAGTACCGAGTTGATACCTGAACTTCTAATCCCTCATGGAGGTACAGCAATCCCTCAGCGGCATCCAGTGCTATCTGCAACCTGATGTCCCATGGAAGGACGGGGTATGCTTTATTGAATAGATGATCGTCCAGGGTCTTGTTTGTCATGAACTCATAGACCAGTAGCCTCTGAGGACCTCGCTCGCTTCGAGCAGCGCAGTACCCAATGAGCTTGACGAGATTTGGGTGCTCAACAACCCCCAGGAAATGTACTTCTGCCAACCATTGCTTGTGGCCCTGATCAAGTCGGGAGCAGGAACAGAAAACTCATGAGACTTGGATGCAGATGAATATGCCAGAATGAGATAACCTTGAACTTCTGAAATGAAGTAGTGCTAGCATCACCAATTCACCATGCTTATCACACATATGCTGCGTTAGCAGATTGCATGTTACCGTTAGGCTTCACAAAGCCATTAGCGAAATGAATTCTACAAAGTTATGCAAGGTACGGTCCATTTCATGATCCAAAAACAGAGTCTCAGTGTAGTTCTACGGGATGTATGGCAGGCAATATACTGTAAAACTACTGATGAATTCGTGATCAACCAAGACAAGAAACCACCGATCCATACGACCATACCTGATGACCATTGGGATTGAGTTTCTTGATGGCAACCACCGTGCCGCCGGCGGGTCCGCCAGGTAGCCGGACGACGCCCTTGTAAACGCTCCCGAAGCCGCCCTCGCCGACCTTGAGCAGGCGGCTGAAGTCGCTGGTGGCGGCCCTGAGCTCCCGGAACCCGAACTCGCGGAGGGTGCTGGCTCCCCTCTCCTCGTACAGCTCCGGGATGCTCCGCGCCGAGGACACCGAGACCGAGCCCAACGACTTGCTCGCCGCTGGGCGCATGACCGCGCTCGAGTCCTCGGAGTGGCTCGTGCCGACGGCCGACGACGCCGTGGAGAAGGTCAGGTTGGAGGGCGCGCCCGTGGAGACGGTGGACGGGAACGAGGTGGTCGCCGGGGACGCCGGCGCCGCCCGACGCTTCTCGCCCGTGCCCCTCTTGGTCTCGCTGCTGCTGAAGCAGCGGAAGCAAGACATCGCTTGGAGTTGGAGCAAGGCGGCGGCGGGGCTCAGCTCGTGGTGGCTTATTGTCTCGTCTTCTCTATCGCCTCCACTCCACCTCACCGCCTCAAACTACGGCGAGATCCTCCAACAATCGCGATAGGAACAGAGCCTCTCATTTCCTCCCTTTCTGAATCAAGAACATCTCGCCCAGCTCCTACAAACCAAACGGCTGGCGGCTTGACGGCGCAGCGAGGCAGGAACGGCGGGCATGGGGAGGCGGCGCAGGCCCAGCGAAGAGGTCAAAAGATTGAAGCAGGAGTATTTGACGCTGGACTCCCTGCGAGTCCAAGGTGAACAGGGAGCTGGGAGGAATTTGCCCACGCTTCTTTCTCGCAGGCATAGGAGGAACTCAGGAAGCGATGAAGCTGATAGAGACGGGGGAGGTAGTTGACGTGTAGATCACACGCTCAAGCCTGTGCGGGAAATGATAAGAAATCGGGACAAGTCAAAGCAAAGGTGCTTGGAGAGCGACGGCAGAGGAGATTGGTGGGGATGCAACTGCAGACTGCACTAAACCCTCGCCCCCCAACTGCCCCTTCTTTTGACCTTTTCTGCTGTACGTGTAGAAAAATATTAGAaagtagaaacaaaaaaaagtacGTGCGGCAGAGGAAACCCAAgaccaaaataaaataaaataaagaatCATTCCTCACCACTGCACTATATGGATGATTCTTTTAAAAATATGAACTATTTATAGTATTATAAACCGTATCATACCATTTAAGTCTAACCAAAAAACATTCCGCCCTCACAAAAAAAGCATataaaaaataagaaaaacataaaaaaatattatgTGCACATTATAAAACATCAAAATATATAACCCGtgaacatcatagaacatcacaaaaTTTATGAACATCATGGAACATCACATATATTCCACGTGAACGTAAAAAAAATAcaccatagaacatcacatgtttaCTACATGAATATTACATATATATTACGTGAACAACACAAAATACGTTCCAAAATACCA is from Miscanthus floridulus cultivar M001 chromosome 7, ASM1932011v1, whole genome shotgun sequence and encodes:
- the LOC136463947 gene encoding probable serine/threonine-protein kinase PBL19 translates to MSCFRCFSSSETKRGTGEKRRAAPASPATTSFPSTVSTGAPSNLTFSTASSAVGTSHSEDSSAVMRPAASKSLGSVSVSSARSIPELYEERGASTLREFGFRELRAATSDFSRLLKVGEGGFGSVYKGVVRLPGGPAGGTVVAIKKLNPNGHQGHKQWLAEVHFLGVVEHPNLVKLIGYCAARSERGPQRLLVYEFMTNKTLDDHLFNKAYPVLPWDIRLQIALDAAEGLLYLHEGLEVQVIYRDFKASNVLLDEEFRAKLSDFGLAREGPSAGDTHVSTEVMGTLGYAAPDYVETGHLTTKSDVWSFGVVLYEILTGRRSMERNRPKNEQKLLEWVRLYPVESKQFSKIIDKRLEGHYSKQGTRKIAMLANSCLAKQRRDRPTMREVVESLKQAMQHKELDGKTGSLGETSPPEEVSGKPTTEDVAVASARRRILHLAALGENANSVARRRFMIMRTAATPTPT